Proteins co-encoded in one Brassica rapa cultivar Chiifu-401-42 chromosome A02, CAAS_Brap_v3.01, whole genome shotgun sequence genomic window:
- the LOC103851916 gene encoding uncharacterized protein LOC103851916, whose amino-acid sequence MMMGHVVARTHLILSRSNFADSIRCQGLRVSKMESQQSKRPTCPSCAKPTQLCLCNRIRSPPLDNQVSVTILQHSLERKHALNSTRIARLGLKNVTVTTVCDVHDEAEFLIRVKGASLELVDTSMLGSDNVDNESLKLYQQLADKRGSCEDNLMRISMKKRGVISNVSTSLLEDASFDGILASPAAMDVLAKGFVVTKFSEGKEEFELEVPPGSALLFPSEGSVMINDLKERDLKVRNLIVLDGTWSKARRMYVENPWLKLLSSHVKLEIEGASLYREVRRQPREGCLSTIESIVHAMKEMGEDTEGLDSMLDVFESMVGDQRRCKDENFGKIL is encoded by the coding sequence ATGATGATGGGCCATGTCGTGGCCCGGACTCACCTGATACTGTCTCGAAGTAACTTCGCCGATAGCATACGGTGTCAGGGCTTGAGGGTTTCAAAAATGGAGTCGCAGCAGTCAAAGCGACCCACTTGCCCTTCTTGCGCTAAACCCACGCAGCTCTGCCTCTGCAACCGTATCCGATCTCCGCCTCTGGATAACCAGGTGAGTGTTACTATCCTTCAGCACAGCCTCGAGAGAAAACACGCTCTTAACTCAACTCGAATCGCTAGGTTAGGGCTTAAGAACGTTACTGTCACCACCGTTTGCGATGTCCATGACGAGGCAGAGTTCTTGATAAGAGTTAAAGGAGCCTCCTTGGAGCTTGTTGATACCTCAATGTTAGGTAGTGACAATGTGGATAATGAAAGTTTGAAGCTTTATCAACAATTAGCTGACAAGAGAGGTTCTTGTGAAGACAATTTGATGAGAATCTCTATGAAGAAACGAGGTGTCATCAGCAATGTCTCCACGTCTTTGCTGGAAGATGCTAGTTTCGATGGAATATTGGCTTCTCCTGCAGCCATGGATGTGTTGGCAAAAGGGTTTGTGGTGACAAAGTTCTCGGAAGGGAAGGAAGAGTTTGAGCTGGAGGTTCCTCCTGGGTCAGCACTGTTGTTCCCTAGCGAAGGATCTGTGATGATCAACGATCTTAAAGAGAGAGATTTAAAGGTAAGGAATCTGATCGTTCTCGATGGGACGTGGTCCAAGGCGAGGAGAATGTACGTTGAGAACCCGTGGCTGAAGCTTTTGAGTAGCCATGTGAAGCTGGAAATCGAAGGAGCGAGTTTGTACAGAGAAGTAAGGAGGCAGCCGAGAGAGGGGTGTTTGTCGACGATAGAGAGTATTGTACACGCGATGAAGGAGATGGGGGAAGATACTGAAGGTTTGGATAGTATGTTGGATGTTTTTGAATCCATGGTTGGGGATCAAAGAAGATGTAAAGATGAGAACTTTGGAAAAATTCTCTGA
- the LOC103851917 gene encoding uncharacterized protein LOC103851917: MASSSSSSSFTLPSLFSIAVLILTVSTAESLKSPFHPLDLLPLLPKQVSWPILNSLYGAADLLPTFIGTASPGNDDVKWKGACFYENTAYLEFHNKSGSEFGGGTLHIQADKAHSWTCMDLYVFATPYRVTWTWYFISRAHTVEFPEWDGLAEYEYVKNKGVSIFLMHAGMLGTLQALWDVFPLFTNTGWGESSNLAFLEKHMGAKFEARPEPWVTNVTTDQIQSGDMLAISKIRGRWGGFETLEKWVSGAYAGHSAVCLRDSEGKLWVGESGNENEKGEDVIAILPWEEWWEFELTKDDANPQIALLPLHPDVRAKFNVTAAWEYARSMEGKPYGYHNLIFSWIDTVTENYPPPLDSHLVASFMTVWSKMQPDYAANMWNEALNKRLGTKGLDLSDVLVEVEKRGSSFDKLLAIPEQDDWVYSDGKSTSCIAFILEMYKEGGLFGSLADSVQVTEFTIKDAYMLNFFETNASRLPKWCNDNDSVKLPYCQILGKYRMQLPGYNTMEPYTHMNEQCPSLPPKYNRPDNC, from the exons atggcgtcttcatcttcctcatcgTCTTTCACGCTTCCCTCTCTGTTCTCCATAGCCGTTCTGATTCTAACTGTCTCAACCGCCGAATCACTGAAATCCCCGTTTCACCCTCTCGACCTCCTTCCACTCCTTCCCAAGCAAGTCTCGTGGCCGATTCTCAATTCCCTCTACGGCGCCGCCGATCTGCTCCCCACTTTCATCGGAACAGCGAGCCCAGGGAACGATGACGTCAAGTGGAAAGGCGCTTGTTTCTACGAGAACACGGCTTATTTGGAGTTTCATAACAAGTCCGGCAGCGAGTTTGGTGGAGGCACGCTTCACATTCAG GCGGATAAAGCGCATAGTTGGACTTGCATGGATCTCTATGTCTTTGCAACTCCATACCGCGTGACGTGGACTTGGTACTTCATCTCACGAGCGCACACTGTGGAGTTCCCGGAGTGGGATGGACTAGCCGAGTACGAATAT GTTAAGAATAAGGGAGTTTCGATATTCCTTATGCACGCGGGGATGTTAGGAACGCTTCAAGCGTTATGGGATGTTTTTCCTCTCTTTACTAATACTGGTTGGGGGGAGAGCTCTAACCTCGCGTTTCTTGAGAAGCATATGGGAGCTAAGTTCGAAGCTCGTCCTGAACCGTGGGTCACAAACGTTACAACTGATCAAATCCAGTCTGGTGATATGTTAGCTATTTCGAAGATCCGTGGACGGTGGGGTGGTTTCGAGACTCTTGAGAAATGGGTGAGCGGGGCGTACGCTGGTCATTCCGCTGTCTGCTTGAGAGACTCCGAAGGGAAACTGTGGGTTGGTGAGTCTGGGAATGAAAACGAGAAGGGAGAAGATGTGATAGCGATCTTACCATGGGAGGAATGGTGGGAATTTGAACTAACAAAGGATGACGCGAATCCTCAGATCGCATTGCTACCTTTGCATCCCGATGTTCGTGCTAAGTTCAACGTCACTGCTGCGTGGGAGTATGCTCGGAGCATGGAGGGTAAACCATATGGTTATCATAACTTGATTTTTAGCTGGATCGATACTGTTACTGAGAACTACCCGCCTCCTCTCGATTCTCATCTT gTTGCGTCTTTCATGACTGTTTGGAGCAAAATGCAACCTGATTATGCTGCTAATATGTGGAATGAAGCCTTGAACAAGCGACTCGGAACAAAG GGTCTTGATCTTTCTGATGTACTGGTGGAAGTAGAGAAGCGCGGGTCTTCTTTTGACAAATTACTGGCAATACCTGAACAAGACGATTGGGTATACAGCGATGGTAAATCGACCTCATGCATTGCTTTCATCCTCGAAATGTACAAAGAAGGTGGCCTATTCGGCTCATTGGCTGATTCTGTTCAAGTCACAGAGTTCACG ATCAAAGATGCTTACATGCTCAACTTCTTCGAGACAAACGCAAGTAGACTTCCTAAATGGTGCAATGACAATGACAGTGTGAAGCTTCCGTACTGTCAGATACTTGGCAAGTACAGAATGCAACTTCCTGGTTACAACACTATGGAACCATACACCCATATGAATGAGCAATGTCCATCTCTGCCTCCAAAGTACAACAGACCAGATAACTGCTAG
- the LOC103851935 gene encoding uncharacterized protein LOC103851935: MAVKTDISKAYDRLEWSFIRSVLERMGFHHLLIQWLMQCVITVSYSFLFNDEVVGNIIPQRGVRQGDPLSPYLFILCGEVLSGLCSKAQLSGNLPGIRVSRNSPRINHLLFADDTMLFTNCDQRSCATLKTILQDYENASGQMINASKSSISFSAKTPLEDRARVKEFLGIEKEGGVGKYLGLPEHFGRNKKDLFASIVDRMRQRAVSYSSRFLSSAGKATMLQAVLSSIPSFAMTCFELPISLCNKIQSVLTRFWWDAKDGVHKICWVAWNELTLPKSLGGLGFRDVQIFNQALLAKIGWRIITRPDCLLARILLGKYCHKSSFLNTIPASNISHGWRGILHGRDLLLSHLGRVIGNGESTRLWSDSWICPEKNLKPIGPVQQKDQDLLVSDLLSRETKEWNKAMVENLLPELATLIYSIRPSILDNQDSYIWSLQKSGDYSVKSGYYSKQADKNSSTLLPSAQRPEDTWNWKKHVWNPPLLPKLKHFLWRIAKKALPTGENLQRRGINANVMCCRCGEAETLPHIFFHCAFAKEVWKLAPLASEVDTSLWTAFKPTLQASYSWKVLPPYGFTSNPMPWICWFLWISRNNLIFQNRATTPQEIILKSVKAIREWESAQPLKSPTTHLVRCPPLIYDCPESTILCYTDAAWRSDSKSAGLAWIFTDLSSQELNRGSKAQDSVASALMAEGLAIREALQHAISLNFTHIWIRSDSQVLIQAITTRRQSVELFGVLADIDSLAFSSLSPFSLCRFSFVSRSRNGAADKLAKACLSTHLANLGP; this comes from the coding sequence ATGGCCGTTAAAACGGACATCAGCAAAGCCTACGACAGATTGGAATGGTCCTTCATCAGATCAGTGTTGGAGCGAATGGGTTTTCACCATCTTCTGATACAATGGTTAATGCAATGTGTCATAACCGTCTCCTACTCATTTCTCTTTAATGACGAAGTGGTTGGTAACATCATACCTCAGAGGGGAGTGCGGCAGGGGGATCCTCTCTCTCCATATCTCTTCATCTTGTGTGGAGAAGTTCTCTCTGGCCTCTGTTCAAAAGCCCAGCTAAGTGGAAATCTCCCAGGCATTAGAGTGTCGAGGAACAGTCCCCGTATCAACCACCTGCTGTTTGCTGACGATACTATGTTGTTCACCAACTGTGATCAACGAAGCTGTGCTACGCTCAAGACCATCCTGCAAGATTATGAGAATGCATCAGGACAGATGATTAATGCAAGTAAGTCCTCAATATCATTTTCAGCAAAGACACCGTTAGAGGATCGCGCAAGAGTAAAAGAGTTTCTTGGCATTGAAAAGGAGGGAGGCGTGGGAAAATACCTCGGCCTCCCTGAACACTTTGGGAGAAATAAAAAAGACCTTTTTGCGAGCATTGTTGACCGCATGAGACAGCGAGCAGTAAGCTACTCTTCAAGATTTCTCTCCTCAGCTGGTAAAGCCACAATGCTACAGGCGGTACTGTCATCTATACCCTCATTCGCCATGACATGCTTTGAACTCCCCATTAGCCTCTGTAATAAAATTCAATCAGTGCTTACAAGGTTCTGGTGGGATGCAAAGGATGGAGTTCATAAAATTTGCTGGGTCGCATGGAATGAGCTAACCTTACCCAAGTCTCTCGGAGGGCTAGGCTTCAGGGATGTGCAAATCTTCAATCAAGCATTACTGGCAAAAATTGGCTGGAGAATCATCACCAGACCAGACTGCCTCCTCGCAAGAATTCTTCTAGGAAAATATTGCCACAAATCCTCTTTCCTCAACACTATTCCAGCCTCCAACATCTCGCATGGGTGGAGAGGAATTCTACATGGAAGAGATCTGCTGCTTAGCCATCTAGGCAGAGTGATAGGAAATGGAGAATCAACCCGCCTTTGGTCCGACTCTTGGATTTGCCCTGAAAAGAATCTGAAACCAATAGGACCTGTGCAACAAAAAGATCAAGATTTGCTAGTCTCAGATCTCCTCTCTAGAGAAACAAAGGAATGGAACAAAGCTATGGTTGAAAATCTACTGCCGGAACTGGCAACTCTCATCTACTCAATACGACCAAGTATACTTGACAACCAAGATTCTTACATATGGTCTCTACAGAAGTCAGGGGACTACTCAGTGAAATCAGGATACTACTCTAAACAAGCTGACAAGAATTCATCGACACTACTGCCCTCAGCTCAAAGACCGGAAGATACCTGGAACTGGAAGAAACATGTCTGGAACCCTCCTCTTCTTCCGAAGCTTAAACACTTCCTATGGAGAATCGCTAAAAAAGCCCTCCCAACTGGTGAAAATCTACAACGGAGAGGTATAAATGCTAATGTTATGTGTTGTAGGTGTGGAGAAGCAGAGACATTACCTCATATTTTCTTCCATTGTGCTTTCGCGAAGGAAGTCTGGAAACTAGCACCGCTAGCCTCCGAGGTGGACACATCTCTATGGACCGCCTTCAAACCAACCCTACAAGCATCATACTCCTGGAAAGTCCTGCCGCCCTACGGTTTCACAAGCAACCCGATGCCTTGGATATGCTGGTTCCTCTGGATTTCAAGGAACAACCTCATCTTCCAAAACAGAGCCACTACACCTCAGGAGATCATATTAAAATCCGTGAAAGCGATCAGAGAGTGGGAATCAGCCCAACCTCTCAAGTCCCCGACGACACATCTCGTCAGATGCCCCCCTCTGATTTATGACTGCCCTGAATCAACCATCCTCTGTTATACAGATGCGGCCTGGAGATCAGATTCTAAATCGGCTGGCCTCGCCTGGATCTTCACTGATCTCTCATCACAGGAGCTCAACCGCGGATCAAAGGCCCAAGACTCAGTGGCATCGGCATTAATGGCAGAAGGCCTAGCGATACGAGAGGCTCTCCAACACGCGATCTCTCTCAATTTCACCCATATCTGGATCCGTTCAGACTCACAAGTGCTTATACAAGCAATCACCACGAGAAGACAATCGGTAGAGCTCTTTGGAGTGCTTGCTGACATCGACTCATTAGCTTTTTCTTCATTGTCACCGTTTTCCCTTTgtcgtttttcttttgtttccagATCTCGTAATGGGGCTGCTGACAAACTGGCTAAGGCCTGTTTGTCCACCCATTTAGCAAACTTGGGCCCTTAA
- the LOC103851918 gene encoding cytochrome b561, DM13 and DOMON domain-containing protein At5g54830: protein MFVQRPVFLGSLVLGFFLFFVNGQKCSKSSSLVGYESEFRMLQHQLRGVFTVLDDCSFRVSRFDMLSGSDVHWWGAMTSDFENMTDSGFVISDHKLNQTFNNQSFVVRLLDNVTWDSIGVVSVWDLPTASDFGHVLLSNATEQDSSSSKSESPPSESKDAATPGKSNNSEPLKAPTMFDNCKKLSDKYRLRWSLNVDEGYVDIGLEATTGLLNYMAFGWAKPNTTSNLMLNADVVITGIREDGFPFADDFYITKTSVCSVRDGFAAGVCPDTVYEGSDAVGSSVNNTKLVYGHRIDGVSFVRYRRPLNDSDNKFDFPVNATENLTVIWALGVIKPPDVINPYYLPENHGGVESENYGHFSLSLSDHVDECLGPLDADNKYDQGVIIADANAPLVVTAGPSVHYPNPPNPAKVLYINKKEAPVLRVERGVPVKFSIEAGHDVSFYITSDFLGGNASLRNRTETIYAGGQETHGVLSSPLELVWAPNRNTPDQLYYHSIFQEKMGWKVQVVDGGLSDMYNNSVNLDDQQVKFFWTIVGDSISIAARGEKKSGYLAIGFGSEMTNSYAYVGWFDRNGTGHVNTYWIDGESASSIHPTVENMTYVRCKSEEGIITLEFTRPLKPSCSHRDRPECKNMIDPTTPLKVIWAMGAKWTDGQLTERNMHSVTSQRPVRVMLTRGSAEAEQDLRPVLGVHGFMMFLAWGILLPGGILSARYLKHIKGDGWFKIHMYLQCSGLAIVFLGLLFAVAELNGFSFSSSHVKFGFTAIVLACAQPVNAWLRPAKPAQGELMSSKRLIWEYSHSIVGQSAVVIGVVALFTGMKHLGERNGAENVDGLNWALGLWVFLGVVTVVYLEYRERGRRRARNLSRGNWVLGNVEEDDSTDLIDSRGGFRDKDDEEGRNGGRSEIQLEPLK from the coding sequence ATGTTCGTTCAAAGACCCGTTTTTCTAGGGTCTCTCGTGTTGggtttcttcctcttcttcgtaAACGGGCAAAAATGCTCAAAGTCTAGCTCTTTGGTCGGGTACGAGTCCGAGTTCAGGATGTTGCAGCACCAGCTCCGTGGGGTTTTCACCGTTCTTGATGATTGTTCGTTTCGTGTTTCACGTTTCGATATGCTCTCTGGTTCTGATGTTCATTGGTGGGGTGCAATGACCTCTGATTTCGAGAACATGACTGATAGTGGCTTCGTGATCTCTGATCATAAGCTTAATCAAACGTTCAATAACCAATCTTTCGTCGTCCGTTTGTTGGATAATGTTACGTGGGATAGTATAGGAGTGGTTTCGGTTTGGGATTTACCTACTGCTTCTGATTTTGGGCATGTTCTGCTCTCCAATGCTACAGAGCAAGATTCGTCTTCTTCAAAATCTGAATCACCTCCTTCAGAGAGTAAAGACGCTGCTACTCCCGGGAAATCGAATAACAGTGAGCCCTTAAAGGCTCCTACCATGTTTGATAATTGCAAGAAGCTTTCTGATAAGTATAGGCTCAGGTGGAGCTTGAATGTAGATGAAGGTTATGTAGATATTGGTCTAGAGGCTACAACTGGTTTACTGAACTACATGGCGTTTGGTTGGGCTAAGCCGAACACTACCTCAAACCTTATGTTGAATGCTGACGTTGTGATTACTGGGATCAGGGAGGATGGCTTCCCTTTTGCTGATGATTTCTACATTACGAAGACGAGTGTATGCTCTGTCAGGGATGGTTTTGCTGCTGGGGTTTGTCCTGACACTGTGTATGAAGGATCAGATGCAGTTGGCTCTTCGGTGAATAACACGAAACTTGTTTACGGGCATAGGATAGATGGAGTTTCGTTTGTTAGGTATAGGAGGCCGTTGAATGATAGTGATAATAAGTTTGATTTTCCTGTGAATGCAACTGAGAATCTCACGGTTATTTGGGCGCTTGGGGTGATAAAACCACCAGATGTTATCAATCCTTACTATCTACCTGAGAATCACGGCGGTGTGGAATCGGAAAACTACGGGCATTTTTCGCTTAGTCTCTCTGATCATGTGGATGAGTGTTTGGGACCATTGGACGCAGACAACAAGTATGATCAAGGTGTGATCATTGCTGATGCCAACGCACCTCTTGTTGTCACGGCTGGACCATCTGTTCATTATCCGAACCCTCCAAACCCTGCGAAGGTTCTGTACATCAACAAGAAAGAAGCACCGGTGCTGAGAGTGGAAAGAGGTGTTCCTGTGAAGTTTTCAATAGAAGCAGGACACGACGTCTCGTTCTACATAACTTCAGACTTTCTCGGTGGGAATGCTTCTCTAAGGAACAGAACAGAGACGATCTATGCGGGTGGGCAAGAAACTCATGGAGTATTGTCGAGTCCGTTAGAGCTCGTTTGGGCTCCTAATAGAAACACACCTGACCAGCTCTATTATCACTCGATATTTCAAGAGAAAATGGGTTGGAAGGTTCAGGTTGTGGACGGTGGACTCTCGGATATGTACAACAACAGTGTTAATCTAGATGATCAGCAAGTAAAGTTCTTTTGGACAATAGTAGGTGATTCAATATCGATTGCAGCTCGTGGGGAGAAGAAAAGCGGCTATCTCGCAATTGGTTTCGGCAGCGAGATGACAAATAGTTATGCTTACGTTGGCTGGTTCGATAGAAACGGAACAGGGCACGTAAACACGTACTGGATTGATGGAGAATCAGCTTCCTCTATTCACCCTACAGTCGAGAACATGACATATGTGAGATGCAAGTCCGAAGAAGGGATCATCACTCTTGAGTTCACCCGTCCCTTGAAGCCTTCCTGCAGTCATCGAGATAGACCCGAGTGTAAGAACATGATCGATCCCACAACTCCTCTTAAAGTGATATGGGCAATGGGTGCTAAATGGACAGATGGTCAGTTAACAGAGAGAAACATGCACTCGGTTACAAGTCAGAGACCTGTCCGTGTCATGCTGACGCGTGGATCAGCGGAAGCGGAGCAAGATCTCAGACCGGTCTTGGGCGTTCATGGATTCATGATGTTCCTCGCTTGGGGAATCTTGCTTCCTGGTGGGATATTATCTGCTAGATACCTGAAACACATCAAGGGCGATGGCTGGTTCAAGATTCACATGTATCTTCAGTGTTCAGGACTAGCCATTGTCTTCCTCGGTCTCCTCTTCGCAGTAGCTGAACTCAACGGTTTCAGCTTCAGTTCGTCCCACGTCAAGTTCGGTTTCACAGCCATAGTTTTGGCTTGCGCTCAGCCCGTGAACGCTTGGCTAAGGCCGGCGAAGCCTGCTCAAGGGGAGCTAATGTCTTCGAAGCGACTAATCTGGGAGTATTCTCACTCGATCGTTGGTCAATCAGCTGTTGTAATAGGAGTTGTTGCGCTATTCACGGGGATGAAGCATTTGGGAGAACGGAACGGAGCAGAGAACGTAGACGGGCTTAACTGGGCACTCGGGTTATGGGTGTTCCTCGGAGTGGTGACTGTTGTGTACTTGGAGTACAGggaacgaggaagaagaagagcgaGGAACCTGAGCAGAGGGAACTGGGTCTTGGGGAATGTTGAAGAAGATGATTCGACTGATCTAATAGATTCAAGAGGAGGTTTCAGAGataaagatgatgaagaaggtaGAAATGGAGGGAGGAGTGAGATTCAGTTAGAGCCGTTGAAATAA